A single Chryseobacterium sp. DNA region contains:
- a CDS encoding phosphatase PAP2 family protein, protein MKKIVLAACIFLHICCYKAQDTIQSRNLQKDITSISTGLPLENKTTFFQREWVKKSMAPALLFTAAAATWGEKESIREIRNRYLPTFKAKYDDYLQYAPAAAVYGLKLSGVKGRNNIGRASLSYVTSLAIMGILVNSIKYTSKVERPDGSKNNSFPSGHTAMAFTNASFLHKEYGMVNPAYSIAGYGTAALTGLGRNLNNRHWIPDVLAGAGIGIISTELGYFFIDKMYRNKGDNLSLLSGIQGNDYPSFIAIKLGSALGTTNFLKESDLDNKKQVGFEGGLEGAYFFSKKWGIGGDLSFSSFPIKPLKIPLEEGENFGNYSIITQSLGFLGSGAGPYFSHEFSDKWQLTLKATAGYSATASGKVFIKSDSIDTPTHELQIARYKPKPAFRWNAGTSLTYKFNPGLGLTLYADYNQIKSSIRYHFSDEVKESDELDQELNRLIAKERINYITLGLRLTAYF, encoded by the coding sequence ATGAAAAAAATAGTATTAGCAGCCTGTATATTTTTACATATATGCTGTTATAAAGCACAAGATACCATTCAGTCTCGAAATCTTCAGAAAGATATTACCTCCATCAGCACCGGCTTGCCCCTTGAAAACAAAACGACCTTCTTTCAGAGGGAATGGGTAAAAAAATCAATGGCTCCGGCACTACTTTTTACCGCTGCAGCTGCTACCTGGGGAGAAAAAGAGAGCATCCGTGAGATCAGAAACCGTTACCTTCCTACTTTTAAAGCCAAATATGATGATTATCTCCAGTATGCGCCTGCAGCTGCAGTTTATGGGCTAAAGCTTTCCGGAGTAAAAGGAAGAAACAATATAGGAAGGGCCAGCCTTTCTTATGTTACAAGTTTAGCTATCATGGGAATTCTGGTCAATTCTATCAAGTATACGTCAAAGGTTGAGCGCCCTGACGGCTCTAAAAACAATTCCTTCCCGTCAGGCCATACCGCAATGGCTTTCACCAACGCGAGCTTTCTGCATAAGGAGTATGGTATGGTAAACCCGGCATATAGCATTGCAGGATATGGTACGGCAGCTCTTACCGGACTTGGAAGAAATTTAAACAACAGACACTGGATTCCCGATGTTCTGGCAGGCGCAGGGATTGGGATCATATCTACCGAACTGGGCTATTTCTTTATCGACAAAATGTATAGAAATAAAGGAGACAATCTAAGTCTTTTATCCGGAATACAGGGGAATGACTACCCGTCTTTTATTGCGATAAAGCTCGGCTCTGCACTGGGTACTACTAACTTTTTAAAAGAATCCGACCTCGACAACAAAAAACAGGTAGGATTTGAGGGTGGATTGGAAGGCGCGTATTTCTTTTCAAAAAAATGGGGTATCGGAGGAGACCTCAGTTTCAGCAGCTTCCCTATTAAACCGCTGAAAATTCCTTTAGAGGAAGGAGAGAATTTTGGAAACTACAGTATCATCACTCAATCTTTAGGTTTTCTCGGTTCCGGAGCAGGTCCCTATTTTTCTCACGAGTTTTCCGACAAATGGCAGCTCACCCTGAAGGCAACTGCCGGATACTCAGCAACAGCAAGTGGAAAAGTATTTATAAAAAGCGACAGTATAGACACCCCTACTCACGAACTCCAGATTGCCCGATACAAGCCTAAGCCTGCCTTCCGCTGGAATGCAGGAACTTCTCTCACCTATAAATTCAACCCCGGATTAGGGCTTACTTTATATGCAGACTATAATCAGATCAAATCCAGCATCCGCTATCATTTTAGTGATGAAGTCAAAGAAAGTGATGAATTGGATCAAGAGCTTAACCGTCTGATCGCTAAAGAGAGAATCAACTACATCACCTTGGGCCTAAGGTTAACTGCCTATTTTTAA